One Candidatus Margulisiibacteriota bacterium genomic region harbors:
- a CDS encoding acetate/propionate family kinase, whose protein sequence is MFNKIVATVILMKKENSNVVTVKEVEEFAVTLNGGSSSLKASLYQQGFGQLFSANCINLGTAASAIKFEINGSKEVANVTLQNHSDAIKEIREFMRSRFTGVMPVAIGHRLVHGGDLIKKAMLVDERVKAEIKACFSLAPLHNPANLDGIKAVDGDSEWSKLSQTVTPDTAFHVNMPFWAKQYGVSKQWQEQYGLERYGFHGTSYEYVSRMFKLFNLLPTEENNVVIAHLGNGCSMAKIQGGVGVDTSMGLTPLEGLIGGTRSGDIDFGAIVMIAKQLGKTIEQMEEILNKDSGLLSMYGKGTKEMYEIRMAAEKGDQEALAVMKIVAYRVAKYFSSYLGTMDSPKGIVFTGGIGENDGFFRKLVLDFMPFFQFQILSANSKRGDTVKIATTPFLQHGAWVIPTNEELILAEDALSVAKTGVSPKLYSFEIP, encoded by the coding sequence ATGTTTAATAAGATAGTAGCAACAGTTATATTAATGAAAAAAGAAAATAGTAATGTTGTTACTGTTAAAGAAGTAGAAGAATTTGCTGTAACTCTTAATGGTGGAAGTTCTTCGTTAAAAGCTTCTTTGTATCAGCAAGGGTTTGGTCAGTTGTTTTCTGCAAATTGCATAAATTTAGGCACAGCAGCTAGCGCTATTAAATTTGAAATAAACGGTAGTAAAGAAGTAGCAAACGTAACATTACAAAATCATTCTGATGCGATTAAAGAAATTAGAGAATTTATGCGTAGTAGGTTCACAGGGGTTATGCCCGTAGCTATTGGTCATAGGCTTGTCCACGGTGGCGATCTTATAAAGAAAGCAATGTTAGTAGATGAGAGAGTAAAGGCAGAGATAAAAGCTTGTTTTAGCTTAGCTCCGTTGCATAATCCAGCTAATTTAGATGGGATTAAGGCTGTGGATGGCGATTCCGAATGGAGCAAGTTATCACAAACAGTAACTCCTGATACTGCTTTTCATGTAAACATGCCTTTTTGGGCAAAACAATACGGAGTGTCAAAGCAATGGCAAGAACAATACGGTTTAGAACGATATGGTTTTCATGGGACTTCGTATGAGTATGTTTCTAGAATGTTCAAGTTATTCAATTTGCTACCAACTGAAGAGAATAATGTGGTTATTGCTCATTTAGGTAATGGTTGTAGTATGGCAAAAATACAGGGTGGAGTCGGTGTTGATACTTCTATGGGGCTAACCCCGTTGGAAGGACTAATTGGTGGGACACGAAGTGGCGATATTGATTTTGGAGCAATAGTAATGATTGCAAAACAGTTAGGGAAAACTATTGAGCAAATGGAAGAGATTCTAAACAAAGATTCTGGCTTGTTGTCAATGTACGGAAAAGGTACAAAGGAAATGTATGAAATCAGAATGGCGGCAGAAAAAGGCGACCAAGAAGCATTGGCTGTTATGAAAATCGTGGCTTATAGAGTTGCAAAGTACTTTAGTTCATATCTTGGGACAATGGATAGCCCTAAGGGCATAGTTTTTACAGGAGGCATTGGAGAGAATGACGGGTTTTTTAGAAAGTTGGTTTTAGACTTTATGCCTTTTTTTCAATTTCAAATACTTTCAGCTAATAGTAAAAGAGGAGACACAGTTAAAATTGCAACTACTCCATTTTTGCAACATGGGGCTTGGGTTATACCAACAAATGAAGAACTTATTTTGGCAGAGGATGCATTAAGTGTTGCAAAAACAGGCGTCTCACCAAAATTATATTCTTTTGAAATACCCTAA
- a CDS encoding MGMT family protein yields the protein MAGETFQKIYDFVKEIPVGYVVNYGIVANAINTSSRVIGFALHSNPDQSNIPCHRVVFKDGSLAKGFAFGGEDKQREILEKEGIRFDNEGRVLRKYFWEG from the coding sequence ATGGCAGGAGAAACTTTTCAGAAAATTTATGATTTTGTTAAAGAGATACCCGTTGGTTATGTTGTGAACTACGGAATAGTAGCTAACGCTATTAATACTTCCTCCAGAGTTATAGGCTTTGCCTTACATAGTAACCCTGACCAGTCTAATATCCCTTGTCATCGTGTTGTGTTTAAAGATGGTTCGCTTGCAAAAGGTTTTGCTTTTGGTGGCGAAGATAAACAACGTGAAATTCTTGAAAAAGAAGGAATAAGGTTTGATAATGAGGGCAGGGTTTTGCGAAAGTATTTTTGGGAGGGGTAA
- a CDS encoding tetrahydrofolate dehydrogenase/cyclohydrolase catalytic domain-containing protein, whose translation MTNFEDKIISGKVISQQIKDEVKEEVVALKEQGIYPSLVVVLLGDDPASHVYVRNKELGSAYCGIESTVIRQSKDIKEEELLQIIDGLNKDKNVHGILVQMPIPEHISKEKVILAINPDKDVDGFHPFNVGQLLYGNSEVLLPCTPSGIMELLDRSGVEIAGKQVVVVGRSNIVGKPILHMLLDRNATVTICHSKTVDLASVTKQADILIVAIGRAKMITKEHVKEGAVVIDVGVNRIDDKLYGDVDFEAVAPIVSKITPVPRGVGPMTIAMLMKNTVKAAKLSK comes from the coding sequence ATGACAAATTTTGAAGATAAGATTATTTCAGGTAAAGTTATTTCTCAGCAGATTAAAGACGAGGTTAAGGAAGAAGTTGTTGCCTTAAAGGAACAAGGAATTTATCCTAGCTTGGTTGTTGTTTTGCTTGGAGATGATCCTGCTTCTCATGTTTATGTTAGGAATAAAGAGCTTGGTTCTGCGTATTGTGGAATAGAGTCTACTGTTATTAGGCAAAGCAAAGACATTAAAGAAGAAGAGTTGTTACAAATTATCGATGGATTAAATAAAGACAAGAATGTACATGGTATTCTTGTTCAGATGCCTATACCGGAACACATTAGTAAGGAAAAGGTCATCTTAGCAATTAATCCTGACAAAGACGTGGATGGTTTTCATCCTTTTAATGTCGGACAATTATTATATGGGAATTCTGAAGTGCTACTTCCTTGTACTCCTTCTGGAATTATGGAGTTGCTGGATAGATCTGGTGTAGAGATTGCAGGTAAACAAGTTGTTGTAGTTGGTAGAAGTAACATTGTTGGTAAACCAATCTTGCATATGCTTTTAGACAGAAATGCCACAGTGACAATTTGTCATTCAAAAACTGTAGACTTAGCCTCTGTGACAAAACAAGCCGATATTTTAATTGTAGCTATTGGGAGAGCCAAGATGATAACAAAAGAACATGTTAAAGAAGGTGCCGTTGTGATTGATGTTGGAGTTAACAGAATAGACGATAAACTTTATGGTGACGTTGATTTCGAAGCAGTGGCTCCAATAGTTTCTAAAATAACACCTGTTCCTAGGGGAGTTGGCCCGATGACAATTGCAATGTTAATGAAAAACACAGTGAAAGCAGCAAAACTGAGTAAATAG